From one Sphingomonas xanthus genomic stretch:
- a CDS encoding cysteine desulfurase family protein, whose product MKAPLSRIFLDHAATTAVLPEARAAIQRGFDHWANPSSPHGEGRASRALLEEARSSLAEVLGWRHDVIFTSGASESIEMAAARARVSRRLHGATEHAIVPHAMGPTSRSIGVDKKGLIDEKALAEALAEGPALVAIQQVNNETGVIQPLDRIGTIIREAGSLLLADCAQSASKLPLPDADFIALSAHKLGGPPGVGALLVKDLATLEPVGGQEKGYRRGTQDAPSAMAFAAAVAARPYDMERLKTLRDRLDAGVRACGGVIVADTAPRIPTIGAVAMPGASSASLLVQFDLAGIAVSAGSACSSGKMKDSAVLLAMGVPAEVAQSFLRVSFGPFTKEEEIDAFLAEWRRIAGRQRAA is encoded by the coding sequence ATGAAAGCCCCACTATCCCGCATCTTTCTCGATCATGCCGCGACAACGGCAGTGCTGCCCGAAGCGCGCGCGGCGATCCAGCGCGGTTTCGATCATTGGGCAAATCCCAGCTCGCCCCATGGCGAAGGGAGGGCCTCGCGCGCCTTGCTCGAAGAAGCAAGGAGCAGTTTGGCGGAGGTTCTCGGCTGGCGTCATGACGTCATCTTCACCAGCGGCGCGAGCGAATCGATCGAAATGGCCGCCGCGCGGGCCCGGGTCTCGCGGCGCCTCCACGGGGCTACCGAGCATGCGATCGTTCCCCACGCGATGGGCCCGACGTCACGGTCGATCGGCGTCGATAAAAAAGGTTTGATCGACGAGAAGGCGCTGGCTGAGGCGCTGGCCGAAGGGCCGGCACTGGTCGCGATCCAACAGGTCAATAATGAGACCGGCGTGATCCAGCCGCTCGATCGGATCGGCACGATAATCCGCGAAGCTGGGTCGCTGCTGCTAGCCGACTGCGCCCAGAGCGCATCCAAATTGCCTCTGCCCGACGCCGATTTCATCGCGCTGTCGGCCCATAAGCTCGGCGGGCCTCCGGGGGTCGGCGCGTTGCTGGTCAAGGACCTGGCGACGCTGGAGCCGGTTGGCGGCCAGGAAAAGGGTTATCGTCGAGGGACGCAGGACGCGCCGAGCGCCATGGCCTTTGCCGCGGCAGTGGCCGCAAGACCCTATGACATGGAGCGGCTCAAGACGCTGCGAGATCGGCTCGATGCTGGCGTTCGAGCCTGCGGCGGGGTGATTGTTGCCGATACCGCGCCCCGCATCCCGACGATTGGCGCGGTCGCCATGCCGGGCGCCTCCAGCGCCTCGCTGCTGGTTCAGTTTGACCTTGCCGGGATTGCCGTGTCCGCCGGCAGCGCCTGCTCGTCAGGCAAGATGAAAGACAGTGCAGTCCTGTTGGCGATGGGGGTACCCGCCGAGGTCGCCCAATCCTTCCTTCGCGTGAGCTTCGGCCCGTTCACCAAGGAAGAGGAAATCGACGCATTCCTGGCCGAATGGCGCCGGATTGCGGGCCGCCAGCGCGCCGCATGA
- a CDS encoding threonine ammonia-lyase codes for MDDDPQITRDDVLEAADRIKGQVERTPLIKTRIRGQDLWLKCESQQTGGSFKLRGATNRLMHLDPEQRARGVVAFSSGNHAQGVAIAARRLGIAATIVMPADAPALKVQGTRDNGANVIFYDRLRESREEIAAQLAAEKGATVVPSFDDPFIIAGQGTVGVEIGEQLREFAEDGPGQILVNCGGGGLSAGVALACPAARIIPVEPEGWDDMRRSLESGAIVPVEPNARATLCDALQTRRVSPMTFAILKSREAHGLAVSEAEVRDAVRWAWQEHRLVVEPGGAAALAAVLAQKADIVPETVVILSGGNIDPALHAEIVG; via the coding sequence TTGGACGACGATCCCCAAATCACGCGCGATGATGTCCTTGAAGCTGCTGATCGTATCAAGGGGCAGGTCGAGCGCACGCCGCTGATAAAAACGCGGATTCGCGGTCAGGATTTGTGGTTGAAATGCGAGTCCCAGCAGACCGGGGGATCGTTCAAGCTGCGCGGGGCAACCAACCGGCTGATGCACCTAGATCCGGAGCAACGAGCCCGCGGCGTCGTCGCCTTTTCCTCGGGAAACCACGCCCAGGGCGTCGCGATCGCAGCCCGCCGGCTTGGCATTGCAGCGACGATCGTCATGCCCGCCGATGCTCCGGCGCTGAAAGTGCAAGGGACAAGGGACAACGGTGCCAATGTCATTTTCTACGATCGCTTGAGAGAAAGCCGGGAAGAAATTGCAGCTCAATTGGCGGCTGAGAAGGGGGCAACCGTCGTCCCAAGCTTCGATGATCCGTTCATTATTGCGGGACAAGGGACCGTGGGGGTCGAGATTGGGGAGCAGCTGCGCGAATTTGCTGAGGATGGACCAGGTCAGATCCTGGTCAATTGCGGCGGAGGTGGCTTGTCGGCAGGGGTCGCGCTGGCTTGCCCGGCGGCCAGGATCATCCCGGTAGAGCCAGAAGGCTGGGACGACATGCGCCGATCGCTAGAGAGCGGCGCCATCGTGCCGGTCGAGCCTAACGCGCGTGCCACACTTTGTGATGCGTTGCAGACGCGCCGCGTATCTCCGATGACCTTCGCCATTCTCAAGTCACGGGAGGCCCATGGGCTGGCCGTCAGCGAGGCGGAGGTTCGGGACGCGGTGCGCTGGGCCTGGCAGGAGCATCGCCTCGTCGTGGAGCCTGGCGGAGCAGCGGCGTTAGCGGCGGTACTCGCACAAAAAGCCGACATCGTTCCCGAAACGGTGGTGATCCTGTCCGGCGGCAATATCGACCCCGCGTTGCACGCGGAAATCGTCGGCTAG
- a CDS encoding type III PLP-dependent enzyme, whose translation MFKHHSALGLATALRPVQPVTLLRPHAASRAARFFAEKFPGRSLYAVKANPSPDLLQVLWDAGISHYDVASLGEVRLVAETLPEATLCFMHPVKAEEAIAEAYFSHGVRTFSLDTIEELEKIQRATRNAADLNLLVRLRVSSDHSKLSLASKFGAQPSEVKALLMAARQAADALGICFHVGSQAMSPAAYGEAMSRVRDAIVEAAVTVDIVDVGGGFPSWYPGMEPPALETYFEIIHNAFEALPISYSAELWCEPGRALCAEYASVLVRVEKRRGSELYINDGAYGALFDAAHIGWRYPVSLVRDEASDAREMAFSFYGPTCDDLDHMAGPFMLPADVQAGDYIEVGMLGAYGCAMRTGFNGFGIEDRVIVEDEPMASLYTDIPERKRATNVITL comes from the coding sequence TTGTTCAAGCACCATAGCGCGCTGGGGCTAGCTACCGCCCTCCGACCGGTTCAGCCGGTCACGCTCCTCCGTCCGCATGCCGCATCGCGCGCCGCCCGCTTCTTTGCAGAGAAGTTTCCGGGCCGGTCGCTCTATGCGGTCAAGGCCAATCCCTCGCCGGACCTGCTTCAGGTCCTGTGGGACGCGGGCATCAGCCATTACGACGTCGCTTCGCTTGGCGAAGTGCGCCTGGTCGCGGAAACGCTTCCTGAGGCGACCTTGTGCTTCATGCACCCGGTCAAGGCCGAGGAAGCGATTGCCGAAGCCTATTTCAGCCATGGCGTGCGAACCTTCAGCCTCGACACGATCGAGGAGCTTGAGAAGATCCAGCGCGCAACCCGCAATGCCGCGGACCTCAACCTGCTCGTGCGGCTGCGCGTTTCGTCGGACCACAGCAAGCTCAGCTTGGCATCGAAGTTCGGGGCCCAGCCGTCCGAAGTGAAGGCGTTGCTGATGGCTGCACGCCAGGCCGCTGACGCGCTCGGCATCTGCTTCCATGTCGGCAGCCAGGCCATGAGCCCTGCGGCCTATGGCGAGGCCATGTCCCGGGTCCGCGACGCGATCGTCGAGGCGGCAGTGACGGTCGACATCGTCGACGTGGGCGGCGGTTTCCCAAGTTGGTATCCGGGTATGGAGCCGCCGGCGCTCGAGACCTATTTCGAGATCATCCACAATGCCTTCGAGGCGCTGCCGATCAGCTATTCGGCGGAATTGTGGTGCGAGCCGGGCCGTGCGCTGTGCGCCGAATATGCCAGCGTCCTGGTCCGCGTCGAAAAGCGTCGCGGCAGCGAGCTCTATATCAACGACGGTGCTTATGGCGCCCTGTTCGACGCCGCGCACATCGGTTGGCGTTATCCGGTGAGCCTGGTGCGCGATGAGGCTTCGGATGCCCGCGAAATGGCATTCAGCTTTTACGGGCCGACCTGTGATGACCTTGACCATATGGCGGGGCCGTTCATGTTGCCTGCCGACGTCCAGGCTGGCGATTATATCGAAGTCGGGATGCTTGGCGCCTATGGCTGCGCGATGCGGACCGGGTTCAACGGCTTCGGGATCGAGGATCGCGTGATCGTTGAAGACGAACCAATGGCCTCGCTCTATACCGATATTCCGGAACGCAAGCGGGCCACGAACGTCATCACGCTGTAG
- a CDS encoding alpha/beta hydrolase: protein MPEVIFPGPEGRLEGRFSPGPRPRAPVALILHSHPQAGGTMNNKIVQLLYKDFVRRGFAVLRFNFRGVGKSQGTFDNGIGELSDAASALDWVQQIHPEAEVTWVAGVSFGAWIGMQLLMRRPEIRGFISIAPPANMYDFSFLAPCPASGIIIQGEADEVVTPGATQKLVDKLRTQRHITIAHDTIPGANHFFANELDLLMKSVDDYLDFRLDPSCPIR, encoded by the coding sequence ATGCCCGAAGTGATTTTTCCCGGTCCCGAAGGACGTCTTGAGGGACGATTCAGCCCTGGTCCACGACCCCGCGCGCCGGTCGCGCTGATCCTGCATAGCCATCCGCAGGCCGGCGGGACGATGAACAACAAGATCGTCCAGCTGCTCTACAAGGATTTCGTTCGTCGCGGTTTCGCCGTGCTGCGCTTCAATTTCCGCGGCGTTGGCAAGAGCCAGGGCACTTTCGACAATGGCATCGGCGAACTGTCGGATGCGGCCAGCGCGCTCGATTGGGTCCAGCAGATTCACCCGGAAGCCGAGGTGACCTGGGTTGCCGGGGTCAGCTTTGGTGCCTGGATCGGCATGCAGCTCTTGATGCGCCGTCCCGAAATCCGGGGCTTCATCTCGATCGCTCCGCCCGCGAACATGTATGATTTCAGCTTTCTTGCACCCTGCCCCGCATCGGGCATCATCATCCAGGGTGAAGCTGACGAAGTCGTGACGCCCGGTGCGACCCAGAAGCTTGTCGATAAGCTGCGGACCCAGCGGCATATCACGATCGCGCACGACACTATCCCGGGCGCCAATCACTTCTTCGCCAATGAGCTCGATCTGCTGATGAAGAGCGTCGACGACTATCTCGATTTTCGCCTCGACCCCAGCTGCCCCATTCGCTGA